One genomic segment of Desulforamulus reducens MI-1 includes these proteins:
- a CDS encoding DUF6431 domain-containing protein — protein MLLIIDFKLNAEEYANRGTQNDFPQIDRCPHCKGLVTLQRHGFYWRNAIEGESLYHIPICRLKCPSCKKTVSLLPDFLIPYYQYTLDTVLGKVEDNLIHQVITGCRQLVSFYQSDL, from the coding sequence ATGCTCTTAATAATTGACTTCAAATTAAACGCAGAAGAATATGCCAACCGAGGTACACAAAACGATTTTCCACAGATTGACCGGTGTCCACATTGTAAAGGGCTAGTAACCCTGCAACGTCACGGCTTTTATTGGCGAAACGCCATTGAAGGAGAAAGTTTGTATCATATACCAATCTGTAGATTAAAATGCCCTTCGTGCAAGAAAACTGTTTCTCTGCTGCCAGACTTTTTGATTCCTTACTATCAGTACACCTTAGACACAGTCTTGGGTAAAGTAGAGGACAACTTAATTCATCAGGTAATCACCGGATGCCGCCAGTTAGTATCGTTTTATCAAAGCGATTTATGA
- the tadA gene encoding tRNA adenosine(34) deaminase TadA, which translates to MSHALFMREALIEAQKAAVKGEVPIGAVVVWKDEVIGRGYDLRESLCDASAHAEILAMRKAAKHLGDWRLNDATLYVTVEPCAMCAGAIVQFRINRLVYGAPNAKSGSVDTILNIVQEARFNHRVEVIAGILEDQCKEIIQNFFRELRKNK; encoded by the coding sequence TTGTCTCATGCTTTGTTCATGCGTGAAGCATTGATCGAAGCCCAAAAGGCTGCGGTAAAGGGTGAAGTGCCCATTGGGGCTGTTGTTGTGTGGAAGGATGAAGTGATAGGCCGGGGATATGATCTTCGGGAAAGCCTATGTGATGCTTCTGCACACGCTGAGATATTAGCTATGAGGAAAGCAGCTAAACATCTAGGTGATTGGCGTCTAAATGATGCAACTCTCTACGTAACAGTGGAACCCTGTGCCATGTGTGCTGGGGCCATCGTACAATTTAGAATAAATCGCCTGGTATATGGTGCTCCCAATGCTAAATCTGGCTCAGTGGATACGATTTTAAATATTGTTCAAGAAGCTAGGTTTAATCACAGGGTAGAAGTTATTGCCGGTATTTTGGAAGATCAATGCAAGGAAATAATACAAAATTTTTTTCGTGAATTAAGAAAGAATAAATAA
- a CDS encoding helix-turn-helix domain-containing protein: protein MSVGFCKKLSRFLQDKLQVYKLRMSRNISGTKIAKELNITPTYFYEIERGKKRLSAEMAAKLAAIFNVTIDYLLGHDEQPVNNDHAEAAIPTWATSKYKRDFKQMLEDDAPLMFDGVPIRKEDKEKIKRVMEAMFWDAKEKNKKTYGRKKKKNNAGDDLSGPSH from the coding sequence ATATCTGTAGGATTTTGCAAAAAACTGAGTCGTTTTCTTCAAGATAAACTGCAAGTTTACAAACTTAGAATGAGCAGAAATATATCAGGTACAAAGATAGCCAAAGAACTAAATATTACACCCACCTATTTCTATGAAATTGAACGAGGCAAGAAAAGATTAAGTGCGGAGATGGCAGCTAAGCTTGCTGCAATTTTTAATGTAACAATAGATTATTTATTAGGCCACGACGAGCAACCGGTTAATAACGATCATGCAGAAGCTGCAATCCCCACCTGGGCCACATCTAAATATAAGCGTGATTTTAAACAGATGCTGGAAGATGATGCCCCGCTAATGTTTGACGGTGTTCCGATCCGCAAGGAAGACAAAGAAAAAATCAAACGTGTTATGGAGGCCATGTTCTGGGACGCTAAGGAAAAAAATAAAAAAACCTACGGACGTAAGAAAAAGAAAAACAATGCCGGGGATGATTTGAGTGGACCAAGCCATTAA
- a CDS encoding ImmA/IrrE family metallo-endopeptidase, whose amino-acid sequence MDQAINKLIRKFKTNDPFTIANGLNIEAWFEDLGVGTRGLYYNKLRRRYIVIHCALSDEWQRFICAHELAHDRLHPGLSRFWLDEHSLFNPGKYERQANKFAVKLLLSKTEIYPGETLENVFRRNYIPVEMLQYY is encoded by the coding sequence GTGGACCAAGCCATTAATAAACTGATTCGGAAATTTAAGACAAATGATCCATTCACAATAGCAAATGGCCTTAACATTGAGGCTTGGTTTGAGGATTTGGGTGTGGGAACCAGGGGGCTATACTACAATAAGCTGCGCAGAAGATATATTGTAATTCATTGTGCTCTATCAGACGAGTGGCAAAGGTTTATTTGCGCCCATGAACTTGCACACGATAGGCTTCATCCGGGCTTAAGTCGTTTCTGGTTGGACGAGCACTCCTTATTTAATCCCGGAAAATATGAGCGTCAGGCCAATAAGTTTGCCGTTAAATTACTTTTATCAAAAACAGAAATTTATCCTGGTGAAACATTGGAAAATGTATTTAGGAGAAATTATATACCCGTTGAAATGTTGCAATATTATTAG
- a CDS encoding ExeA family protein, which yields MYKAFYSLSATPFTKDLKTSNSFASTSFTEVSARLDYLKKARGMGLLVGEPGAGKTFSLRNFAESLNPSLYKVIYFPLSTGTVMDFFRGLAIGLGEEPKFRKVDLFHQIQRAVLVYFRERKITPVFILDEMQMARNLFLHDLSILFNFGMDSESPFILILAGLPNLQSKLTLNHNRPISQRLIMRYKMEPLNKEEVANYIQHHMELAGARHQIFSEPAVSAITSHSRGWPHLINNLATNCLLSGYQMKKELIDEEVVRVAVQEMSM from the coding sequence ATGTACAAGGCTTTTTATTCTCTTTCTGCCACTCCATTCACTAAAGATCTAAAAACCTCTAATTCTTTTGCATCCACTTCCTTCACAGAAGTATCCGCCCGGCTTGATTACTTAAAGAAGGCAAGGGGTATGGGATTACTGGTTGGAGAGCCTGGTGCTGGCAAAACATTTTCATTAAGGAACTTTGCTGAATCATTGAATCCATCTTTATACAAGGTAATCTATTTTCCGTTATCAACAGGGACAGTGATGGATTTCTTTCGTGGCCTTGCCATTGGTTTAGGCGAGGAACCCAAATTTCGTAAGGTAGATTTATTTCATCAAATCCAAAGGGCTGTCTTGGTATATTTCCGAGAACGAAAAATTACGCCAGTATTCATCTTGGATGAGATGCAGATGGCAAGGAATCTTTTCCTACATGATTTAAGCATTCTCTTTAATTTTGGTATGGATTCAGAAAGTCCATTTATTTTAATACTTGCGGGTCTGCCAAACCTGCAGAGCAAATTAACACTAAATCATAACCGTCCCATCTCTCAACGACTGATCATGCGTTACAAAATGGAGCCTTTAAACAAAGAAGAAGTGGCAAACTATATACAGCATCACATGGAATTAGCCGGGGCAAGGCATCAAATATTTAGTGAGCCTGCTGTTTCGGCCATTACCTCTCATTCCCGAGGATGGCCACACCTGATAAATAACCTAGCTACCAACTGTTTATTATCCGGGTATCAGATGAAAAAGGAACTGATTGATGAGGAAGTTGTCCGAGTGGCAGTCCAAGAAATGTCTATGTAA
- a CDS encoding McrB family protein, with protein MARISKSWFKDDTPGLIARKKVDWSVFETGCHIPVEYHEYFREANGGILPERGQSISVKLRLNEIDYDAVLTNVDRQGVAADTLQLRYQSNSVLRKQLLEVFYPSYDFIKEKRLRNENRGKKQDIIVPDNRTEYIEFYKTDFPLIYQLKLIKWRKAGSVQEESPHCDSLFLAEPFSRIFINREEALWAFEMIASAANLLGIDSPEDQRLAVTIRNKYMGLHINFGNWLLLGFYGPNKANRRLRLPLLEEKEQDSDIDNSYKFAQNQDEPAIASYLLPMEKPVDNIQHRYVGAMKHIASRFKEYNKSPYRKHHLEQIAGAIFDRELLMRLLTEGLYMQDELDESELATQDPLYITEEYSLEKLAADTETDPRELERWIKAIERKGQAILYGPPGTGKTFLAKALARHLIGGSDGLVDLVQFHPAYAYEDFIQGIRPQVDNEGILKYPVLPGRLLQFCQKARNRQGLCVLIIDEINRANLSRVFGELMYLLEYRDAEIPLASGGTFSLPRNVRIIGTMNTADRSIALVDFALRIRFAFIPLQPNYEVLRRYHTKTGLGVEGLIETLMKLNRRINDPNYVIGVSFFLRADLGEQLEDIWRMEIEPYIEEFFFDQPEKVEDFRWDKIREKVLS; from the coding sequence GTGGCCAGGATAAGCAAAAGCTGGTTTAAAGATGATACTCCGGGGCTCATCGCTAGAAAAAAGGTGGACTGGTCTGTTTTTGAAACTGGCTGTCATATACCAGTGGAATATCATGAATATTTTAGGGAAGCTAATGGTGGAATTTTGCCAGAGAGGGGACAAAGTATTTCTGTAAAACTCCGATTAAATGAAATCGATTACGATGCTGTTCTAACAAACGTTGACCGGCAGGGTGTAGCCGCAGATACGTTGCAATTACGTTACCAATCTAATTCTGTCCTGAGGAAGCAATTGCTAGAGGTATTTTACCCTAGTTATGATTTTATAAAGGAAAAAAGATTAAGAAATGAAAACAGAGGTAAGAAGCAGGATATTATTGTGCCCGACAATAGGACTGAATATATTGAGTTTTACAAAACAGACTTCCCATTAATTTACCAGTTGAAGTTAATAAAATGGCGAAAAGCAGGCTCGGTTCAGGAGGAATCCCCACATTGTGATTCTCTATTCTTGGCTGAACCATTCTCCAGAATATTTATTAACCGGGAAGAAGCCCTTTGGGCCTTTGAAATGATAGCCAGTGCTGCAAATCTTTTGGGAATTGACTCCCCCGAGGATCAACGGTTGGCTGTAACTATTCGGAATAAGTATATGGGGTTACATATTAATTTTGGTAACTGGCTGTTACTTGGTTTTTATGGTCCCAATAAGGCCAACAGGAGACTACGACTTCCGTTACTGGAGGAAAAAGAACAAGATAGTGATATTGATAATTCCTATAAATTTGCTCAGAACCAGGACGAACCAGCCATTGCCAGTTACCTTTTGCCTATGGAAAAACCTGTAGATAATATACAACATCGTTATGTGGGAGCGATGAAACATATTGCCTCCCGATTTAAGGAGTATAATAAATCACCCTATCGAAAACACCACCTGGAACAAATTGCTGGTGCTATTTTTGATAGGGAACTACTGATGCGTTTGTTGACAGAGGGGCTGTATATGCAAGATGAACTTGACGAAAGTGAATTAGCTACCCAGGACCCTCTGTACATCACTGAGGAATATTCCCTGGAAAAATTGGCTGCTGATACCGAAACGGATCCAAGGGAGCTTGAAAGATGGATTAAGGCTATCGAACGGAAGGGCCAGGCAATTTTATACGGACCACCGGGAACTGGAAAAACTTTTTTAGCCAAGGCACTTGCCAGGCATTTAATCGGGGGTAGCGATGGCCTGGTGGATTTAGTGCAATTTCACCCAGCCTATGCCTATGAAGATTTTATTCAAGGTATTAGGCCCCAGGTGGATAACGAGGGTATTCTAAAATACCCGGTATTACCAGGCAGATTGTTGCAATTTTGCCAGAAGGCCAGGAACAGGCAAGGACTGTGCGTTTTGATCATTGATGAAATAAACAGGGCCAACCTCTCCCGGGTGTTTGGTGAACTGATGTACTTACTAGAGTATCGGGATGCGGAAATACCTTTAGCAAGCGGAGGGACATTCAGCCTACCCAGGAATGTACGTATTATTGGTACCATGAATACAGCTGATCGCTCCATTGCTTTAGTAGATTTTGCCCTACGCATAAGATTTGCCTTTATACCGTTGCAGCCTAACTATGAAGTATTGCGCCGATACCACACTAAGACGGGGTTAGGTGTGGAGGGCTTAATTGAAACCCTGATGAAACTGAACAGGAGAATCAATGATCCAAACTACGTAATCGGAGTGTCCTTCTTTTTAAGGGCTGATTTAGGGGAACAGCTGGAGGATATCTGGCGCATGGAAATAGAGCCATATATTGAAGAATTCTTTTTTGATCAACCGGAAAAAGTGGAGGATTTTCGATGGGATAAAATCCGGGAGAAAGTGCTGTCATGA
- a CDS encoding McrC family protein, whose translation MAPHQPGWVGYIPVSRYLYLYLCPRVKLSNIFTMLEYAYRLKSFRILDGMVECDSLQEFYERLAMILAGMILNRNRQGLYREYREQVDKLPYIRGQLNIRHQLVKPWEVGFSCHYQEHTADIEDNQILTWTLNRILYSGLCSDRGLPVIKKAYRSLLSQTSLIPLDPGRFSSRVYSRLNQDYRPLHALCRFFLEQCGPGYEVGDHSMIPFLVDMPRLFELFVAQWLRTYLPPEYEITPQERVEIGENGELTFSIDMVLYRKRDETAMCVMDTKYKSAATPTQADINQVVTYAVAKGCRDAVLIYPSSNIRPFKETIGDITVKTLAFPLAGNLEEAGKRLVEKLISNL comes from the coding sequence ATGGCGCCTCATCAACCAGGCTGGGTGGGTTATATCCCTGTGTCCCGCTATCTATATTTGTACTTGTGCCCCAGGGTTAAGCTAAGTAATATTTTTACCATGCTTGAGTATGCTTACAGACTAAAAAGTTTTAGGATACTTGATGGGATGGTGGAATGTGATTCTCTACAGGAATTTTATGAGAGATTGGCCATGATCCTGGCAGGGATGATACTAAATCGAAATCGACAGGGATTATACCGGGAATACAGAGAACAGGTTGACAAACTGCCTTATATTAGAGGGCAGCTTAATATACGGCACCAGCTTGTAAAACCCTGGGAGGTTGGTTTTTCTTGTCACTATCAAGAGCACACTGCAGACATTGAAGATAATCAAATTCTAACCTGGACATTAAATAGGATATTATATAGCGGGCTTTGTTCCGATAGAGGTTTACCAGTGATAAAAAAGGCCTACCGTAGCTTACTGAGCCAAACGTCCTTAATCCCCCTTGACCCGGGTCGTTTCAGTAGTAGAGTATATAGCAGGTTAAACCAAGATTACCGCCCACTTCATGCCTTGTGCCGTTTTTTTCTGGAGCAGTGCGGACCTGGTTATGAAGTTGGAGACCATTCAATGATCCCCTTTCTGGTGGATATGCCCAGACTCTTTGAGCTATTTGTGGCCCAGTGGCTACGGACCTACCTGCCACCTGAATACGAAATAACCCCACAAGAAAGGGTGGAGATCGGAGAAAACGGAGAACTTACATTTTCCATCGACATGGTTCTGTACCGTAAAAGAGATGAAACTGCTATGTGTGTAATGGACACCAAATACAAGAGTGCTGCCACTCCGACCCAGGCAGATATTAATCAGGTGGTTACCTATGCTGTCGCCAAGGGGTGCCGCGATGCAGTGCTAATTTACCCATCATCAAATATTCGGCCATTTAAGGAGACCATAGGAGATATTACCGTTAAAACACTAGCCTTTCCGCTGGCGGGTAATCTTGAGGAAGCAGGCAAAAGGTTAGTTGAGAAATTAATAAGCAATCTGTAA
- the serS gene encoding serine--tRNA ligase yields MLDIKFVRSNPELVLEGLKKRGSDISLDEFLKLDSMRREKLVVAEQLKNTRNVVSQEIGKLKKAGQDAEEKTLEMRKVSQKIKDMDDEIRNIEEKLQEILLSIPNIPHESVPVGKDENDNVEIRRWGKPRGFEFEPKPHWDLGEDLNILDFERGGKVTGARFSFYKGMGARLERALINFMLDLHTREHGYTEIFPPFIVNGDSMLGTGQLPKFAEDMFKLEGLNYYLIPTAEVPVTNLYRDEILAEEQLPIYHCAYSACFRAEAGAAGRDTRGLIRQHQFNKVELVKFSKPEESFDELERLTANAEKILQALGLPYRVVLLSTGDMGFTSAKTYDLEVWLPSYNAYKEISSCSNFLDFQARRANIKYRPTPKSKPEFVHTLNGSGIAVGRALSAILENYQEADGSITVPPVLVPYMGGIERITL; encoded by the coding sequence ATGTTAGATATTAAATTTGTACGTAGCAACCCAGAACTTGTATTAGAAGGACTTAAAAAGCGTGGTTCTGACATATCACTGGATGAATTCTTAAAGCTTGATAGTATGCGCCGAGAGAAATTAGTAGTGGCGGAACAATTAAAAAACACACGAAATGTAGTATCCCAGGAAATCGGTAAATTAAAAAAAGCTGGCCAAGATGCTGAGGAAAAAACCTTAGAGATGCGTAAAGTATCTCAAAAAATTAAAGATATGGATGATGAAATTAGAAACATAGAAGAAAAGCTTCAGGAGATTCTTTTATCTATTCCCAATATCCCCCATGAATCTGTTCCTGTGGGGAAAGATGAAAATGATAACGTGGAAATACGCCGCTGGGGTAAGCCCCGGGGCTTTGAATTTGAGCCGAAACCTCACTGGGACTTAGGTGAGGATTTAAATATACTTGATTTTGAGCGGGGAGGCAAGGTAACTGGTGCTAGGTTCTCTTTCTATAAGGGTATGGGTGCCAGGTTAGAGCGTGCTCTGATAAACTTTATGTTGGATCTGCATACCAGGGAACACGGCTATACCGAAATCTTCCCACCATTTATTGTCAATGGTGATAGCATGTTAGGTACCGGCCAACTCCCTAAATTTGCAGAAGATATGTTTAAACTGGAGGGATTGAATTATTATTTAATCCCTACCGCAGAGGTTCCTGTTACCAACCTATATCGGGATGAAATTTTGGCTGAAGAACAACTTCCTATATACCATTGCGCCTACAGTGCCTGCTTTCGAGCAGAGGCTGGAGCTGCCGGCAGGGATACCCGGGGGTTAATTAGGCAGCACCAGTTTAACAAAGTTGAATTGGTAAAGTTCTCTAAGCCAGAAGAATCCTTTGATGAGTTAGAGCGTTTAACGGCAAATGCTGAAAAGATACTACAGGCCCTTGGTCTTCCTTATCGTGTAGTTTTATTATCTACAGGAGATATGGGTTTCACATCTGCCAAAACCTATGATTTGGAGGTATGGTTACCCAGTTACAATGCCTACAAGGAAATTTCGTCCTGTAGTAACTTTTTAGATTTCCAGGCCAGACGAGCCAACATTAAATACCGTCCAACTCCCAAGTCTAAACCGGAATTTGTACATACCCTGAACGGCTCCGGCATTGCAGTAGGGAGAGCCTTATCGGCTATTTTAGAAAATTACCAAGAAGCCGATGGAAGTATTACAGTTCCTCCTGTACTTGTACCATATATGGGTGGTATTGAAAGAATAACCCTATAG
- a CDS encoding site-specific integrase translates to MATIKFNEKKGYYEVRYDAGFDGNGKRIQKYKGGFKKERDAKLFAAQLTVNISQGTHIEPNKMFLFEYLNNWLEEKKETISPTSYCGYEVNIRCHINPYIGGIKLSDLRAAHIRGLYSKLQKAREIKIDGEKRSFKPLSGTSIRYVHRVLSKALEDAYREETIPKNPAKLVTPPTKNKFEAGFLSTKQIREMLDKLREDALYMPVYLSVVLGARRGEVLGLQWSDVDMENKLIHIRHNLIMDNGNPVLREKTKTDSSNRVIVVTDRLIKALKEHKLKLKQKEMKLQHGQLYHKSDFVCTWPDGKPFNPSHLSRSFSLRLQKYGLPNIRFHDLRHSNAALMIAQNVPMKGASDRLGHSTIQITNDLYGHTERSVQEEIAIKIDQAIWGS, encoded by the coding sequence ATGGCCACAATTAAGTTTAACGAAAAGAAAGGATATTATGAAGTACGCTATGATGCTGGATTTGATGGAAACGGGAAAAGGATACAAAAATATAAGGGAGGCTTCAAAAAAGAGAGAGATGCAAAACTCTTTGCTGCTCAACTTACAGTAAACATCAGTCAAGGAACACACATAGAGCCTAATAAAATGTTTTTATTTGAATACCTTAATAACTGGCTAGAGGAGAAAAAGGAAACTATCTCACCGACATCCTATTGTGGGTACGAAGTTAACATCCGGTGCCATATAAATCCCTACATCGGCGGAATCAAACTTTCGGATTTAAGGGCTGCCCATATCAGAGGGTTATATTCCAAGCTGCAAAAGGCCAGGGAAATTAAAATTGATGGGGAAAAGAGATCCTTCAAGCCTCTGTCCGGCACCTCTATTCGTTATGTCCACAGAGTGCTGTCTAAGGCTTTAGAAGATGCTTACAGGGAAGAAACAATACCAAAAAATCCAGCTAAACTGGTTACCCCTCCAACCAAAAACAAATTTGAAGCAGGTTTTCTGTCAACCAAGCAGATTAGGGAAATGTTGGATAAACTCCGGGAAGATGCCTTGTACATGCCGGTGTATTTATCCGTGGTCCTGGGGGCCCGTCGTGGGGAAGTCTTAGGACTGCAATGGTCCGATGTAGACATGGAAAACAAATTAATTCATATTCGTCACAATTTAATAATGGATAATGGTAATCCTGTGTTGAGAGAAAAAACTAAAACTGATTCTTCTAACAGGGTTATCGTGGTAACAGACAGATTAATCAAAGCATTAAAGGAACATAAGCTAAAGCTAAAGCAAAAAGAAATGAAACTCCAGCATGGCCAACTATATCATAAGTCAGACTTTGTTTGCACCTGGCCTGATGGGAAACCCTTTAACCCGTCACATTTATCCAGGTCCTTCAGCTTACGGCTGCAAAAATATGGGCTGCCTAATATAAGATTCCACGATCTACGCCACTCGAACGCTGCCTTAATGATCGCACAAAACGTCCCCATGAAAGGGGCCAGTGACAGGTTAGGGCACAGCACTATTCAAATCACTAATGATCTTTATGGTCACACCGAACGGTCAGTGCAGGAAGAAATTGCAATTAAAATCGATCAAGCCATCTGGGGAAGCTAA
- a CDS encoding CBS domain-containing protein produces the protein MDNEHNRFECGLKYIVLVNILIFLFFFFVQIVHVPIYHITDQQEYILHFAEKVNSSMVILFLSVVVFSTIVIAIVFRSNIKLNIKKDQLLVDVGIQEKDFSQGIDGIKKVVDEHGNIPLYNSEVYRQLTKDYIISEVNKEGKPERFITMESYLSGFMQLCESANCHNHNITPQNLKIDKVYAPTEYVQVGDQLLTIIKKMNKNKLSALPVVNKDGVMIGSINYLQVLKLVTDAAKQQKTASIN, from the coding sequence ATGGACAATGAGCATAATCGTTTTGAATGTGGCTTAAAATATATTGTACTGGTGAATATACTGATCTTTTTATTCTTCTTTTTTGTACAGATTGTTCATGTACCTATTTATCATATAACCGATCAACAGGAGTATATCCTACATTTTGCTGAGAAGGTAAATAGTTCTATGGTTATATTATTTCTTTCAGTGGTAGTTTTCTCCACTATTGTAATTGCTATTGTTTTTCGATCAAATATAAAGCTAAATATAAAAAAAGATCAATTACTAGTTGATGTTGGTATACAAGAAAAGGACTTTTCTCAAGGTATTGACGGAATTAAAAAGGTTGTCGATGAACATGGTAATATCCCCTTGTATAATTCAGAGGTATATCGGCAATTAACAAAGGATTATATTATATCCGAAGTAAATAAGGAAGGTAAACCTGAACGTTTTATTACCATGGAATCATATCTAAGTGGTTTTATGCAGTTATGTGAATCAGCCAATTGTCATAACCATAATATTACTCCCCAAAATTTAAAGATTGACAAGGTTTATGCACCAACTGAGTATGTTCAAGTGGGTGACCAACTTTTAACAATCATCAAGAAAATGAATAAAAACAAACTCTCGGCTTTGCCGGTGGTAAATAAAGATGGTGTAATGATTGGTTCCATCAATTATCTTCAAGTACTAAAATTAGTAACAGATGCCGCAAAACAACAAAAAACCGCTAGTATTAACTAA
- the serA gene encoding phosphoglycerate dehydrogenase, with product MKVLVMDGVSEQGLAPLRQHTDIEVVIGEKMTEDQLVEVIGEYDAMIVRSATKVTPRVVEAAKKLKVIGRAGVGVDNIDRNAATNKGIVVVNAPDGNTIAAAEHTMAMMLGLARKVPAACGKLKNGIWDKKAFLGVELRGKTLGVIGLGRIGTAVAKRAQAMEMNIVAYDPYISEDHARKMAVEIVTLQELFKRADFITIHMPKTKETYHMINEEALELMKDGVRIINCARGGIVDEEALYKFMEAGKVAGAALDVFETEPCTDNPLLKLDNFIATPHLGASTQEAQINVAVDVAEEIVAALRGDLVKNAVNMPSMSPKLLAKIRPFLDLAEKLGTFQAQMLDGRIEKVEVVYSGELAKYDVNPVTTILLKGLLDPILQENVNFVNATLVARNRGISVVQTTKENGEDYHNLITVYIYTDKGRRMLSGTLFQGNDPRIVNIDGFRINAATQGHMLVVPHIDKPGIVGKVGTVVGDMAINIAGMQVGRIELGGKAIMVMMVDNTLPTNALEQLATIDGILEVKMVSL from the coding sequence ATGAAAGTATTAGTGATGGATGGAGTATCGGAACAGGGTTTAGCCCCGTTACGTCAACATACAGATATTGAAGTTGTTATCGGTGAAAAAATGACAGAAGATCAACTGGTGGAAGTTATTGGTGAGTATGATGCAATGATTGTACGCAGTGCTACCAAAGTAACTCCCAGGGTAGTTGAAGCCGCCAAGAAATTAAAAGTAATAGGTCGTGCCGGCGTTGGTGTTGACAATATTGACCGTAATGCTGCTACCAACAAGGGAATTGTAGTGGTAAATGCTCCAGATGGTAACACCATTGCTGCTGCAGAACATACCATGGCCATGATGTTAGGTCTGGCTCGTAAGGTACCTGCAGCATGCGGTAAACTGAAAAACGGCATATGGGATAAAAAGGCCTTCTTAGGCGTTGAGTTAAGAGGTAAAACTCTTGGTGTTATTGGCCTTGGCCGTATTGGAACAGCAGTTGCCAAAAGGGCTCAAGCCATGGAAATGAATATAGTGGCCTATGACCCTTACATTTCCGAAGATCATGCCCGTAAAATGGCTGTGGAAATTGTAACCCTGCAGGAACTTTTTAAAAGAGCAGATTTCATTACGATTCATATGCCAAAGACCAAAGAAACTTACCATATGATTAATGAAGAAGCACTGGAACTCATGAAAGATGGAGTTCGCATCATAAACTGTGCCCGGGGCGGTATTGTGGATGAAGAAGCTTTATATAAATTTATGGAAGCCGGTAAAGTGGCTGGGGCAGCGTTGGATGTATTTGAGACTGAGCCCTGCACTGATAACCCATTGTTAAAACTGGATAACTTCATAGCCACCCCTCACCTGGGTGCTTCCACACAGGAAGCGCAAATCAACGTAGCCGTAGATGTGGCAGAGGAAATTGTGGCCGCACTGCGGGGAGATCTAGTGAAAAACGCAGTGAATATGCCATCTATGAGTCCCAAATTACTGGCTAAAATTCGTCCCTTCTTGGATTTAGCAGAAAAACTGGGTACCTTTCAGGCTCAAATGCTTGATGGTCGGATTGAAAAGGTTGAGGTTGTTTATAGTGGCGAGTTAGCAAAATATGATGTAAACCCCGTTACAACCATATTGCTGAAGGGTTTACTGGATCCAATCCTACAGGAGAATGTTAACTTTGTAAATGCTACTTTGGTGGCACGAAACCGCGGGATTTCGGTGGTTCAGACCACAAAGGAAAACGGTGAAGATTACCATAACTTAATTACTGTTTATATATATACTGATAAAGGAAGAAGAATGTTGTCCGGAACATTATTCCAGGGCAACGATCCGAGAATTGTAAACATTGATGGATTCCGTATTAACGCTGCCACCCAAGGGCATATGCTGGTGGTTCCTCATATTGATAAGCCTGGTATTGTTGGTAAAGTTGGCACGGTTGTAGGTGACATGGCCATCAATATCGCAGGCATGCAGGTAGGTCGCATTGAACTGGGCGGTAAGGCCATAATGGTGATGATGGTGGACAACACACTTCCAACCAATGCATTGGAACAATTGGCAACCATTGACGGAATTTTAGAAGTAAAAATGGTAAGTTTATAG